The Candidatus Zixiibacteriota bacterium genome includes a window with the following:
- a CDS encoding S4 domain-containing protein translates to MRIDDWLSTVGVVKRRTVAKELAGNGLVLVNEHKVKPAHQVKEGDIIRIKGTQPVAVEVTALPAGSVPKEKRSEYFKSLPV, encoded by the coding sequence ATGCGGATCGATGACTGGCTCTCGACTGTGGGAGTAGTGAAACGACGCACGGTGGCCAAGGAATTGGCGGGTAACGGACTCGTTCTGGTCAATGAGCACAAGGTCAAACCGGCTCATCAGGTTAAAGAGGGTGACATTATCCGTATCAAAGGAACCCAGCCGGTTGCGGTAGAAGTGACGGCGCTGCCGGCAGGGTCAGTCCCTAAAGAAAAACGCTCGGAGTATTTTAAATCGCTCCCGGTGTGA
- a CDS encoding GNAT family N-acetyltransferase: MAKFKSDMWIRFNLYGVSRLNVPKHLKVDADFTDAVNTERMSTPITKSMNPELIKITDSSLRPQPVVTDDSWRCELSLDIVTDLIELERYGSEWDRLLFDDPRPVPMSGIDWLLPYFSHRLLPNEHWVCLIARRGQRLAGIMPVLYRREHRLFRPYTIVRTPYDSHTYGVDILTDRQQSDEVIEFLIKGLAKQCPDWGELHVVRLADSSPLVNCLPNGRGLVGTIHEPCDGESVLFTRGLYEDYFHSLSRNFRRALRKATKKLDQLSGVHFSAATGLDAIEAWRAFVDIDSSSWRAAHGDDLLSNPSLACSHRKTIERLAAKNITRVYLLFADGKPIAGLVGFALGHTLAVKKVAHREEYSHYSPGNMLFEYVLQQAYADPEIQCVNCLTDMSWHRNWNMTTRPNRHLWIYRNRPVSMITGFYPRRVKQWLHYVPGLTWLARHLRLSRS; this comes from the coding sequence TTGGCGAAATTTAAGTCCGATATGTGGATTCGATTCAACCTGTACGGAGTTTCCCGCTTAAACGTTCCGAAACATTTGAAAGTTGACGCCGATTTTACCGATGCTGTTAATACCGAAAGGATGAGTACACCGATAACGAAATCAATGAATCCGGAACTGATAAAAATCACCGACAGCAGTCTCAGACCGCAACCAGTCGTCACCGATGACTCCTGGCGTTGTGAGTTGAGTCTCGACATCGTGACCGACCTGATCGAACTCGAGCGGTATGGTTCCGAATGGGATCGGCTGTTGTTCGATGATCCCCGTCCTGTTCCCATGTCGGGTATCGACTGGCTCCTCCCTTATTTCAGTCATCGTTTACTCCCTAACGAGCATTGGGTTTGTCTGATCGCTCGTCGCGGGCAACGCCTGGCCGGAATCATGCCCGTGCTTTATCGTCGCGAACATCGTCTCTTCCGACCCTACACGATTGTCCGTACTCCTTACGACTCTCACACTTACGGGGTAGACATCCTCACCGACCGCCAACAATCGGACGAGGTGATCGAGTTCCTGATAAAAGGCCTTGCCAAACAATGTCCCGATTGGGGCGAACTTCATGTGGTACGCCTGGCCGACAGCTCTCCCCTGGTCAACTGCCTGCCGAACGGACGGGGCCTGGTTGGCACTATTCACGAACCCTGCGACGGCGAATCGGTATTATTCACACGTGGTCTCTACGAGGACTATTTCCACAGCCTCAGCCGTAATTTCAGGCGTGCGCTAAGGAAAGCCACTAAGAAATTGGATCAGTTGTCGGGAGTTCATTTCAGCGCCGCGACCGGGCTCGACGCTATCGAGGCCTGGCGGGCATTTGTCGACATCGACTCCTCCAGTTGGCGCGCCGCTCACGGTGATGACCTCCTGTCGAATCCCTCGCTCGCCTGTTCACACCGTAAAACCATCGAGCGCCTGGCAGCCAAAAACATAACACGGGTTTATTTGCTTTTTGCCGACGGCAAACCGATCGCCGGTCTGGTTGGCTTCGCCTTAGGTCATACTCTGGCGGTCAAGAAGGTAGCCCATCGCGAAGAATACTCACATTATTCGCCCGGCAACATGCTTTTCGAGTATGTTCTGCAACAGGCTTACGCCGACCCGGAAATACAATGCGTCAACTGCCTGACCGACATGTCCTGGCATCGCAACTGGAACATGACCACTCGCCCCAATCGCCACCTCTGGATCTATCGCAATCGACCGGTGTCGATGATTACCGGATTTTATCCGCGCCGAGTCAAACAATGGCTGCACTATGTACCCGGTTTGACCTGGCTCGCTCGGCACTTGCGCTTATCTCGAAGTTAA